One genomic region from Paraburkholderia azotifigens encodes:
- a CDS encoding DnaJ family domain-containing protein, translated as MKLLDALVEQRIAAAAARGEFDDLPGAGAPQVLDDDALVPEEVRVANRILKNAGFVPPAVEQLRALRDLQNELDAVGDRSTRCRLQAKMLALDMALESLRGGPLTMPREYCRRIAERLSERVAEDPAADAGPA; from the coding sequence ATGAAATTGCTTGATGCACTTGTCGAACAACGGATTGCCGCCGCCGCCGCGCGTGGCGAGTTCGATGATTTGCCGGGAGCCGGCGCGCCGCAGGTTCTCGATGACGACGCACTGGTGCCCGAGGAAGTTCGAGTAGCGAACCGCATTCTGAAGAATGCGGGTTTCGTGCCGCCTGCCGTCGAGCAGTTGCGGGCGCTGCGCGACCTGCAGAACGAACTCGATGCTGTCGGCGACCGCAGCACGCGCTGTCGTCTGCAGGCAAAGATGCTGGCGCTCGATATGGCACTGGAATCGCTGCGCGGCGGCCCGCTGACCATGCCGCGCGAGTACTGCCGGCGTATCGCCGAGCGCCTGTCGGAGCGCGTTGCGGAAGATCCCGCCGCCGACGCGGGGCCGGCGTGA
- a CDS encoding glycine zipper 2TM domain-containing protein produces MTHTRFARPLVRTTLLALCITLPLAGCVVPGNSPYGSTYGSQYGSSYGSGYATQPAQPVYAQPGYTQPPQYQQPYAQQPQYQQPGYDDQSGWQNNQAYQQQPQPQQGYGYGEQYGVVSSIQPLANPGSVTAGGVAGTVIGAVVGGVIGNQFGRGHGRDAATAIGVLGGAVAGNQLGQQAGASSPGGYRIAVQLNDGSTRAFDVGSPGDLHPGDRVRIAGNRLDRY; encoded by the coding sequence ATGACCCACACCCGTTTTGCTCGCCCTCTCGTCAGAACGACGCTGCTCGCGCTCTGCATCACGCTGCCGCTCGCAGGCTGCGTCGTTCCCGGCAATTCGCCTTATGGCTCGACTTATGGCTCACAGTACGGCTCGTCGTACGGTTCGGGCTACGCCACGCAGCCCGCGCAACCCGTCTATGCACAGCCCGGCTACACGCAGCCGCCGCAGTATCAGCAGCCGTACGCGCAACAGCCGCAGTACCAGCAACCCGGCTACGACGATCAGTCCGGCTGGCAGAATAATCAGGCCTATCAGCAGCAGCCGCAACCGCAGCAGGGCTACGGTTATGGCGAGCAATACGGCGTCGTGTCCTCGATCCAGCCTCTGGCGAATCCCGGTTCCGTGACGGCGGGCGGCGTCGCGGGCACGGTGATCGGCGCGGTCGTGGGCGGCGTAATCGGCAATCAGTTCGGACGCGGCCACGGGCGGGACGCGGCAACCGCGATCGGCGTGCTGGGCGGCGCCGTCGCGGGCAATCAACTGGGTCAGCAGGCGGGTGCGTCGTCGCCGGGCGGCTACCGGATCGCGGTCCAGTTGAACGACGGCTCGACGCGCGCCTTCGATGTCGGCTCGCCCGGCGACCTGCATCCTGGCGATCGCGTGCGCATCGCGGGCAACCGGCTCGACCGCTACTAA
- a CDS encoding response regulator transcription factor, with translation MDFEWRDLAFHREIGSAIDALDGPHFWARLTRVLERHVGFDSWVALRFHRDAAPLVLAEQAMPDGKIDLMFQDYLAALYQLDPFYLAAFETQASGFYTLADVAPDNFRMTEYYQRYFKKNIVGDEVHFNVVIDRDHTMGFSLGKTSRYDEREIALLTLYSPWVLALMQQRLRFEKFVAEAAQPEAESEAPDLHARFGMLTGKSGRGALTAREIEVAMLSLSGFSSRAIAEKLSISFETVRVHKKHIYAKLGVGSQSELFAMFYEPGRTVEPE, from the coding sequence ATGGACTTCGAATGGCGAGATCTCGCTTTTCATCGGGAGATCGGTTCGGCCATCGACGCCCTCGATGGTCCGCATTTCTGGGCGCGTCTCACGCGCGTGCTCGAACGGCATGTCGGTTTCGACAGCTGGGTCGCGCTGCGCTTTCATCGCGATGCCGCGCCGCTCGTGCTCGCCGAGCAGGCGATGCCCGACGGCAAGATCGATCTGATGTTCCAGGATTATCTGGCTGCCCTTTATCAGCTCGATCCGTTCTATCTTGCCGCGTTCGAAACGCAGGCGTCGGGTTTCTACACGCTCGCCGACGTCGCGCCCGACAACTTCCGCATGACCGAGTACTACCAGCGGTACTTCAAGAAGAACATCGTCGGCGACGAGGTGCACTTTAATGTCGTGATCGATCGCGATCACACGATGGGCTTTTCACTCGGCAAGACGAGCCGTTATGACGAGCGCGAGATCGCGCTGCTCACGTTGTACTCGCCGTGGGTGCTCGCGTTGATGCAGCAGCGCTTGCGCTTCGAAAAGTTCGTCGCCGAAGCGGCGCAGCCTGAGGCGGAGAGCGAAGCGCCCGATCTGCATGCGCGCTTCGGCATGCTGACGGGCAAGAGCGGGCGCGGCGCGTTGACGGCGCGCGAGATCGAAGTGGCGATGCTGTCGTTGAGCGGATTTTCGTCGCGTGCTATTGCGGAGAAGCTGTCGATCTCGTTCGAAACCGTGCGCGTGCACAAGAAGCATATTTACGCGAAGCTCGGCGTCGGATCGCAGTCCGAATTATTTGCGATGTTCTATGAGCCGGGGAGGACGGTCGAGCCGGAGTAG
- a CDS encoding carbon-nitrogen hydrolase family protein, producing the protein MQVELAQLALIDSDVAHNTRKVVETIERVDLAGGTKLIVFPETTLSGFPTRENIADVAQTLDGPALSAVRDAARQKGFAVAVGLAERDGSQFYNTTVLVDERGEIALRYRKTHLWASDVGVFTPGDRFETCMWNGLTVGLLICYDIEFPESARAVAALDADLLIVTNGNMDPFGPVHRRAIQARAMENQMFALMVNRCGSGDDNLTFPGLSALVDPFGETVLELGGDETVTKADIDLKRLEASREHYNYLHDARVPLGLVPVEQSNGRRALMIEARRRRND; encoded by the coding sequence ATGCAGGTAGAACTGGCGCAACTCGCGCTGATCGACAGCGACGTCGCGCACAACACGCGCAAGGTCGTCGAGACCATCGAACGCGTCGACCTGGCAGGCGGCACGAAGCTGATCGTGTTTCCGGAGACCACGCTGTCGGGTTTTCCGACACGCGAGAACATCGCCGACGTCGCCCAGACGCTCGACGGTCCCGCGCTCTCTGCCGTGCGCGACGCCGCTCGCCAGAAAGGCTTCGCGGTTGCGGTGGGCCTCGCCGAACGCGACGGCTCGCAGTTCTACAACACGACCGTGCTCGTCGACGAACGCGGCGAGATTGCGCTGCGCTATCGCAAGACGCATCTGTGGGCATCGGATGTCGGCGTGTTCACGCCGGGAGACCGCTTCGAAACCTGCATGTGGAACGGCCTCACGGTCGGCCTGCTGATCTGCTACGACATCGAATTTCCCGAATCCGCCCGCGCCGTCGCCGCGCTCGACGCCGATCTGCTGATCGTCACGAACGGCAACATGGACCCGTTCGGTCCCGTGCATCGCCGCGCAATCCAGGCGCGTGCGATGGAGAACCAGATGTTCGCGCTGATGGTGAACCGTTGCGGCTCCGGCGACGACAACCTGACCTTTCCCGGCCTGTCCGCGCTTGTCGATCCGTTCGGCGAAACCGTACTCGAACTGGGCGGCGACGAAACGGTGACGAAAGCCGATATCGACCTGAAGCGTCTCGAAGCGAGCCGCGAACACTACAACTATCTGCACGATGCGCGCGTGCCGCTCGGTCTCGTGCCCGTCGAACAGTCGAACGGTCGTCGTGCGCTGATGATCGAAGCGCGCCGCCGGCGTAACGACTAA
- a CDS encoding APC family permease — MQASSSHEPSHLKRTLGLPSVLLFGLAYMAPLIVYGTYGVLAKASDDTAALAYLLALVAIAFTALSYGKLARLFPVAGSAYTYTRKTFNAHLGFLIGWATLLDYFFLPMVIWLIGAAYLNAAFPHVPSWIWIVAFIVLTSGLNIVGIELAARFNIVLMIVQLAIVAMFVALCWHYASAAAAPGGIAMAEPFFKPHVPLGATMAGAAIAAYSYLGFDAVSTLTEETIDPKKNMPRAILLIALIGGAIFVIAAYTMQLAHPGVEFKDTDSAAFEVAKMIGGDIFVTVFLAGLILAQFASGISAQASVGRLLYAMGRDEILPKRIFGFIHPRFKTPAINIAIAGIVGLIALKLDVATSTSFINFGAFLAFTAVNLCVIRVYLSGDHGDRRIGVTGGLVFPLIGAVSDIWLLASLEKTALVLGAVWFVLGIVYLCWITRLFRQAPPEVAI, encoded by the coding sequence ATGCAAGCGTCGTCTTCCCATGAACCGTCACACCTGAAGCGCACGCTCGGCTTGCCGTCCGTGCTGCTTTTCGGTCTCGCCTACATGGCGCCGCTGATCGTCTACGGCACCTACGGCGTGCTCGCCAAGGCCAGCGACGACACGGCCGCCCTCGCCTATCTGCTCGCGCTGGTCGCGATCGCGTTCACGGCGCTGAGCTACGGCAAGCTCGCGCGGCTCTTCCCCGTCGCCGGCTCGGCCTACACGTACACGCGCAAGACCTTCAACGCCCATCTCGGCTTCCTGATCGGCTGGGCGACGCTGCTCGACTATTTCTTCCTGCCGATGGTGATCTGGCTGATCGGCGCCGCATATCTGAACGCGGCGTTTCCGCACGTGCCGTCGTGGATCTGGATCGTCGCGTTCATTGTCCTGACGAGCGGTCTGAACATCGTCGGCATCGAACTCGCGGCGCGCTTCAACATCGTGCTGATGATCGTGCAGCTGGCGATCGTCGCGATGTTCGTCGCGCTGTGCTGGCACTACGCGTCGGCGGCGGCAGCGCCCGGCGGGATCGCGATGGCCGAGCCGTTCTTCAAGCCACACGTGCCGCTCGGCGCGACGATGGCGGGCGCCGCGATTGCCGCGTATTCGTACCTGGGCTTCGACGCCGTGTCGACGCTGACGGAAGAAACCATCGATCCGAAAAAGAACATGCCGCGTGCGATCCTTCTGATCGCGCTGATCGGCGGCGCGATTTTCGTGATCGCCGCGTACACGATGCAGCTCGCGCATCCCGGCGTGGAGTTCAAGGACACGGACTCGGCCGCGTTCGAAGTCGCGAAGATGATCGGCGGCGATATCTTCGTGACGGTGTTTCTCGCGGGCCTGATCCTCGCGCAGTTTGCGTCGGGCATCTCGGCGCAGGCGAGCGTCGGCCGGCTGCTCTATGCGATGGGACGCGACGAAATCCTGCCGAAGCGCATCTTCGGTTTCATCCACCCGCGCTTCAAAACGCCCGCGATCAACATTGCGATTGCGGGTATCGTCGGGCTGATCGCGCTGAAGCTCGATGTAGCCACGTCGACGTCGTTCATCAATTTCGGCGCGTTCCTCGCGTTCACGGCCGTCAACCTGTGCGTGATCCGCGTGTATCTGTCGGGCGATCACGGCGATCGCAGGATCGGCGTGACAGGCGGGCTCGTATTTCCGCTGATCGGTGCCGTGTCCGATATCTGGCTGCTTGCCAGCCTCGAGAAGACGGCACTCGTGCTCGGCGCGGTGTGGTTCGTGCTGGGTATCGTGTATCTGTGCTGGATCACGCGCCTGTTCCGCCAGGCCCCGCCCGAAGTGGCGATCTGA
- a CDS encoding tetratricopeptide repeat protein, with product MTEQADIDGIFTAALQAFFSSGHDAARAQLDALLQAQPEHAGALHLRGLVALEAKEPGGAAYWIERALHVRPDPVFYNSLSVVQIRAGEFVEGVHSARRGLELARTEPFLSIDTSILAFNLGVALQLNDDMEAAEQVYRDVLAANPVHSGAHNNLGLVLNALGDVEAAIVHHRRAYDIDPANLEARSNIGHMMLAVGRYEEAWPHFEYRWAALGNNRGERGARPAGLPVPQWLGEPPTRPDARLFIVYEQGFGDALQFCRFFPLALDHFGSVGFNCPKPLRRLFDDSFGERYPRLQLFDDLPADWSDWDCHSPMLSLPMALGIGLQNLDTAPHRYLRAGPQRAAYWRARLAEVAPEGVPRIGIVWAGGKINAHMDRMRSIAPAQIGRLLAWPRAQWISLQKADDEAKALPIPHPPNVTDWMSEIADFADTAALVEALDLVIAVDTSVAHLAAAMGKRVWLLNRYAGCWRWLRERPDSPWYPGMRIFNQSRRGNWVDVLSTLIEALEAEFPERAR from the coding sequence ATGACAGAGCAAGCGGACATCGACGGGATTTTCACGGCAGCCCTGCAAGCCTTTTTCTCGAGCGGGCACGACGCGGCGCGCGCGCAGCTCGATGCGCTTCTGCAGGCGCAGCCCGAGCATGCGGGTGCCTTGCATCTGCGCGGCCTTGTCGCGCTCGAAGCCAAAGAGCCGGGCGGCGCGGCGTACTGGATCGAACGCGCGCTGCACGTGCGGCCCGATCCTGTTTTCTACAACAGCCTGAGCGTCGTGCAGATCCGCGCGGGCGAATTCGTCGAGGGCGTACACAGCGCGCGGCGAGGACTCGAACTCGCGCGCACCGAGCCGTTCCTGTCAATCGATACGTCGATTCTCGCCTTCAATCTCGGCGTGGCGCTGCAACTGAACGACGACATGGAAGCGGCGGAACAGGTCTATCGCGACGTGCTCGCGGCAAACCCCGTCCATTCCGGCGCACACAATAATCTCGGCCTCGTGCTCAATGCACTCGGCGATGTCGAGGCGGCCATCGTTCATCATCGGCGTGCGTATGACATCGATCCCGCGAATCTCGAAGCTCGCAGCAACATCGGCCACATGATGCTTGCCGTGGGACGGTACGAAGAAGCGTGGCCGCATTTCGAATATCGATGGGCCGCGCTCGGCAACAATCGCGGCGAACGCGGCGCGCGGCCTGCCGGGTTGCCCGTGCCGCAATGGCTGGGCGAACCGCCAACCAGGCCGGATGCGCGGCTCTTCATCGTGTACGAGCAGGGGTTCGGTGACGCGTTGCAGTTCTGCCGCTTCTTTCCGCTCGCGCTCGATCACTTCGGGAGCGTCGGCTTCAACTGTCCGAAGCCGCTGCGGCGCCTGTTCGATGATTCGTTCGGCGAGCGCTATCCACGCTTGCAGCTCTTCGACGACTTGCCGGCGGACTGGAGCGACTGGGACTGCCATTCGCCGATGCTCTCGCTGCCGATGGCGCTCGGCATCGGCTTGCAGAATCTCGATACGGCGCCGCATCGGTATCTGCGCGCCGGGCCGCAACGCGCCGCCTACTGGCGCGCGCGGTTGGCGGAAGTCGCACCGGAAGGCGTGCCGCGTATCGGCATCGTCTGGGCGGGCGGCAAGATCAATGCGCACATGGATCGGATGCGCAGCATCGCGCCCGCGCAGATCGGGCGTCTGCTCGCCTGGCCGCGTGCGCAGTGGATCAGCCTGCAGAAAGCGGACGACGAAGCGAAAGCGCTCCCGATCCCGCATCCTCCGAACGTGACCGACTGGATGAGCGAGATCGCGGATTTCGCCGATACGGCGGCACTCGTCGAAGCGCTCGATCTGGTGATTGCCGTCGATACATCGGTCGCGCATCTTGCGGCCGCGATGGGCAAGCGCGTGTGGCTGTTGAACCGCTATGCCGGCTGCTGGCGCTGGCTTCGCGAGCGCCCGGATAGCCCGTGGTATCCGGGCATGCGGATCTTCAACCAGTCGCGGCGCGGGAACTGGGTCGACGTGCTGTCGACGTTGATCGAGGCGCTCGAAGCGGAGTTTCCCGAGCGGGCGCGATAA
- a CDS encoding putative DNA modification/repair radical SAM protein, which yields MELLKKLEILADAAKYDASCASGGAPQRSSRGTDGLGASTGSGICHSFTPDGRCVSLLKILLTNFCLYDCQYCVNRRTSNVPRARFTPEEVVGLTLDFYRRNYIDGLFLSSGVIQSSNYTMEQLVRVAQSLREDHQFRGYIHLKTIPDADPALIAQAGRYADRLSVNIELPTEIGLERLAPEKSARTIRLAMGSIRLACDEAESDAKAPRFSPAGQSTQMIVGADETSDSTILQTAETLYGSYRLKRVYYCAFSPIPDSPAALPAKAPPLLREHRLYQADFLLRSYGFRVDELFAAPGNLALDIDPKLAWALNHRDSFPVDLNRAHARMIARVPGIGMRNAKRLVELRRSRRIRYQDLVQLRCSMDKTKPFVVTADYRPAQGDVSTERLRHTLTPPPTQLSLL from the coding sequence ATGGAACTGCTCAAGAAGCTCGAAATACTCGCCGATGCCGCCAAATACGACGCGTCGTGTGCCAGCGGCGGCGCGCCGCAGCGTAGTTCGCGCGGCACGGACGGGCTCGGCGCGAGCACGGGTTCGGGCATCTGCCACAGCTTCACGCCCGACGGGCGCTGTGTCTCGCTGCTCAAGATCCTGTTGACCAACTTCTGCCTGTACGACTGTCAATACTGCGTGAACCGGCGCACGAGCAACGTGCCGCGCGCACGTTTCACGCCCGAGGAAGTGGTCGGCCTCACGCTCGACTTCTATCGGCGCAACTACATCGACGGGTTGTTTCTCAGCTCCGGCGTGATCCAGTCTTCGAACTACACCATGGAGCAACTGGTGCGCGTCGCGCAGTCGCTGCGCGAAGATCATCAGTTTCGCGGCTACATCCATTTGAAGACAATTCCGGACGCCGACCCCGCACTGATCGCGCAAGCGGGACGGTACGCGGACCGGTTGAGCGTCAACATCGAACTGCCGACGGAAATCGGTCTGGAACGGCTCGCCCCCGAAAAAAGCGCGCGCACGATCCGCCTCGCGATGGGCTCGATCCGGCTCGCGTGCGACGAAGCCGAGAGCGACGCGAAAGCGCCGCGCTTCTCGCCCGCGGGACAAAGCACGCAGATGATCGTCGGCGCGGACGAAACCAGCGACAGCACGATCCTGCAAACGGCCGAAACACTGTACGGCTCGTACCGGCTCAAGCGCGTCTACTATTGCGCGTTCAGTCCGATTCCCGACAGCCCGGCGGCGCTGCCGGCCAAGGCGCCGCCGCTGCTGCGCGAACATCGTCTGTACCAGGCGGATTTTCTGCTGCGCAGCTATGGCTTTCGCGTCGACGAACTGTTCGCCGCACCCGGCAATCTCGCGCTCGATATCGATCCGAAGCTCGCGTGGGCGCTGAATCATCGCGACAGTTTTCCCGTCGATCTGAACCGCGCTCACGCGCGCATGATCGCGCGCGTGCCGGGCATCGGCATGCGCAACGCGAAGCGGCTGGTGGAATTGCGGCGTTCGCGACGCATCCGCTACCAGGATCTCGTGCAGCTGCGCTGTTCGATGGACAAGACAAAGCCCTTCGTCGTGACAGCCGACTATCGTCCGGCGCAGGGTGACGTATCGACGGAAAGGCTGCGCCACACGCTGACGCCGCCGCCCACGCAGCTGTCGCTGCTTTGA
- a CDS encoding UdgX family uracil-DNA binding protein (This protein belongs to the uracil DNA glycosylase superfamily, members of which act in excision repair of DNA. However, it belongs more specifically to UdgX branch, whose founding member was found to bind uracil in DNA (where it does not belong), without cleaving it, appears to promote DNA repair by a pathway involving RecA, rather than base excision.) has product MHIVTIEDTFAAWREAALQALAQRVAPETIEWRIAGEGDDHAVRPTLFDGDAVTPPASKARAEVRISRDLAELLKDAALYRDTARWAFLYRVLWRWHGGDRSVASPADSDGARLYKMAKAVRRAKHDMIAYVRFRLRDAGDAAPAPDLPEYVAWYEPEHDVLAWSAEHFARRMGRSTWLISTPDGAAWWDGTALRLERRTARSNDHRHHAADEAEALWLAYYRSTFNPARVNETALEQHMPVRFWKGLPEGRLIPSMISEAKRGARRVAQASGVGVLGGKSVPVDAQSAQPARQQPSTLDACRRCELWRHATQAVDGIGPDDARIVLIGEQPGDQEDLAGKPFVGPAGRLLDVAIERAGLSRDSLYLTNAVKHFKWMLRGKRRLHKTAAQQEIDACAYWLERELDRVKPAVVVTLGATALSALLHEKISLSDCIDRTLDVDGMQVIATWHPSYALRQQHDDARERVLAAIAATLTRARELADAVRERQRAPH; this is encoded by the coding sequence ATGCACATCGTCACGATCGAGGACACGTTCGCCGCGTGGCGCGAAGCGGCACTTCAGGCGCTGGCGCAGCGTGTTGCGCCTGAGACGATCGAGTGGCGCATCGCCGGCGAAGGCGACGATCATGCCGTTCGTCCCACGCTGTTCGATGGCGATGCCGTTACGCCGCCTGCATCGAAGGCGCGCGCCGAAGTGCGAATTTCCCGCGATCTCGCGGAACTGCTGAAAGACGCCGCGCTCTATCGCGACACAGCACGCTGGGCGTTTCTGTATCGCGTGCTGTGGCGCTGGCATGGCGGCGACCGCTCGGTCGCGTCGCCCGCGGATAGCGACGGCGCGCGCCTCTACAAGATGGCCAAGGCCGTGCGGCGCGCGAAACACGACATGATCGCGTACGTGCGCTTCCGGCTGCGCGACGCCGGCGACGCCGCGCCCGCCCCCGATCTGCCCGAGTACGTCGCGTGGTACGAGCCCGAACACGATGTGCTCGCGTGGTCGGCCGAGCATTTCGCGCGGCGCATGGGCCGCTCGACCTGGCTCATCTCGACGCCCGACGGCGCCGCCTGGTGGGACGGCACGGCGCTGCGTCTCGAACGCCGCACGGCGCGATCTAACGATCATCGCCATCACGCGGCCGACGAAGCCGAAGCGCTCTGGCTCGCCTACTATCGCAGCACGTTCAATCCCGCGCGCGTGAACGAGACCGCGCTCGAACAGCACATGCCCGTGCGCTTCTGGAAAGGCTTACCCGAAGGCCGCCTGATTCCGTCGATGATCAGCGAAGCGAAACGCGGCGCGCGACGGGTCGCGCAGGCTAGCGGCGTCGGCGTGCTCGGCGGCAAAAGCGTGCCCGTCGACGCGCAGAGCGCACAACCGGCGCGTCAACAACCGTCGACACTCGATGCGTGCCGGCGCTGCGAACTGTGGCGACACGCGACCCAGGCCGTCGACGGCATCGGTCCTGACGATGCGCGCATCGTGCTGATCGGCGAACAGCCCGGCGATCAGGAAGATCTCGCGGGCAAGCCGTTTGTCGGACCGGCGGGCCGGCTTCTCGATGTCGCGATCGAGCGCGCGGGCCTGTCGCGCGACAGTCTCTATCTGACCAACGCCGTCAAGCACTTCAAATGGATGCTGCGCGGCAAGCGGCGACTGCACAAGACGGCGGCACAGCAGGAAATCGACGCGTGCGCATACTGGCTCGAACGCGAGCTCGATCGAGTGAAACCGGCCGTCGTCGTGACGCTGGGCGCGACGGCGTTGAGCGCGCTCCTGCACGAGAAGATCAGCCTGAGCGATTGCATCGACCGGACACTCGACGTGGACGGCATGCAGGTGATCGCGACGTGGCACCCCTCGTATGCGCTGCGGCAGCAACATGACGATGCCCGCGAGCGCGTGCTGGCTGCGATCGCTGCTACGCTCACGCGGGCACGCGAACTGGCGGATGCGGTGCGGGAACGCCAGCGCGCGCCGCACTAG
- a CDS encoding GNAT family N-acetyltransferase, giving the protein MEGRESIESAKERWDQFGFSWWSIIRKDSGEIIGAGCVQHIENEPDNPVEVGWRLKRDRWGHGYATEAARAMIAFAFDVLGLAAIHATTHPSNERSINVIKRWGCEVLGCGLTMGGWWRCMWRRGKRWLRVGNCCEKGRRSALSSYSHSIVAGGLPEISYTTRLIPRTSLMIRFDTWPSRS; this is encoded by the coding sequence ATGGAAGGCCGGGAGAGTATCGAAAGCGCGAAAGAACGCTGGGACCAGTTCGGCTTTTCGTGGTGGTCGATCATCAGAAAGGACAGCGGCGAGATCATCGGCGCGGGCTGCGTGCAGCATATCGAGAACGAGCCAGACAATCCCGTCGAAGTCGGCTGGCGCCTGAAGCGCGATCGTTGGGGCCACGGGTACGCAACGGAAGCCGCGCGCGCGATGATTGCGTTTGCCTTTGATGTGCTCGGTCTTGCGGCGATTCACGCGACGACGCATCCGTCGAATGAACGATCGATCAACGTGATAAAGCGCTGGGGATGCGAAGTCTTGGGTTGCGGCCTTACTATGGGAGGCTGGTGGCGGTGTATGTGGCGGAGAGGTAAGCGGTGGTTGCGAGTGGGGAATTGCTGTGAAAAAGGGCGCCGCAGCGCCCTTTCCTCTTATTCCCACTCGATCGTCGCAGGCGGCTTGCCCGAAATATCGTACACAACCCGATTGATCCCGCGCACCTCATTGATGATCCGGTTCGACACATGGCCGAGCAGATCGTGA
- the guaA gene encoding glutamine-hydrolyzing GMP synthase, whose protein sequence is MHDKILILDFGSQVTQLIARRIREAHVLSEIHPHDVSDEFIREFKPTGIILSGGPNSVTENDTPRAPQAVFEAGVPVLGICYGMQTMAEQLGGKVDSGHLREFGYAEVRARNHTSFLDDIQDFATPEGHGMLKVWMSHGDKVLEMPPGFQLMASTESCPVAAMADEARHFYGLQWHPEVTHTVQGRAMLERFVLKICGAKPDWEMGNYIDEAVENIRKQVGDEHVILGLSGGVDSSVAAALLHRAIGDQLTCVFVDHGLLRLNEAEQVMSMFADNLGVKVIHVDASEAFMSKLKGVTDPEAKRKIIGAEFVEVFQTEAGKLTDAKWLAQGTIYPDVIESAGKGKKAAHTIKSHHNVGGLPETLNLKLLEPLRELFKDEVRELGVKLGLPPSMVYRHPFPGPGLGVRILGEVKREYADLLRRADAIFIESLRTFIDKETGKSWYDLTSQAFAVFLPVKSVGVMGDGRTYEYVVALRAVQTLDFMTAHWAHLPHDLLGHVSNRIINEVRGINRVVYDISGKPPATIEWE, encoded by the coding sequence ATGCATGACAAGATCCTGATCCTCGACTTCGGTTCGCAAGTCACCCAACTGATCGCACGCCGCATCCGCGAAGCGCACGTGCTGTCGGAAATCCATCCGCACGACGTGAGCGACGAGTTCATCCGCGAATTCAAGCCGACGGGCATCATCCTGTCGGGCGGCCCGAACTCGGTGACCGAGAATGACACGCCGCGCGCGCCGCAAGCGGTGTTCGAAGCGGGCGTGCCCGTGCTCGGCATCTGCTACGGCATGCAGACGATGGCCGAGCAACTCGGCGGCAAGGTCGACAGCGGCCACCTGCGCGAATTTGGTTACGCGGAAGTGCGCGCACGCAATCACACGAGCTTCCTCGACGACATTCAGGACTTCGCGACGCCCGAAGGCCACGGCATGCTGAAAGTGTGGATGAGCCACGGCGACAAGGTGCTGGAGATGCCGCCGGGTTTCCAGCTGATGGCATCGACGGAATCGTGCCCGGTCGCTGCGATGGCCGACGAGGCGCGCCACTTCTACGGCCTGCAATGGCACCCGGAAGTCACGCACACGGTGCAGGGCCGCGCGATGCTCGAACGCTTCGTGCTGAAGATCTGCGGCGCGAAACCCGATTGGGAAATGGGCAACTACATCGACGAAGCCGTCGAAAACATCCGCAAGCAGGTCGGCGACGAGCATGTGATTCTCGGCCTGTCGGGCGGTGTGGATTCGTCGGTGGCGGCGGCGCTGCTGCATCGCGCGATCGGCGACCAGCTGACCTGCGTGTTCGTCGATCACGGCCTGCTGCGTCTGAACGAAGCCGAGCAGGTCATGTCGATGTTCGCCGACAACCTTGGCGTGAAGGTGATCCACGTCGACGCAAGTGAAGCGTTCATGTCGAAGCTCAAGGGCGTGACCGATCCCGAAGCAAAGCGCAAGATCATCGGCGCGGAATTCGTCGAAGTGTTCCAGACGGAAGCGGGCAAGCTGACGGACGCGAAGTGGCTCGCGCAGGGCACGATCTACCCGGACGTGATCGAGTCGGCAGGCAAGGGCAAGAAGGCTGCGCACACGATCAAGAGCCACCACAACGTCGGCGGTCTGCCGGAGACGCTGAACCTGAAGCTGCTCGAGCCGCTGCGCGAACTCTTCAAGGACGAAGTGCGCGAGCTGGGCGTGAAGCTGGGCCTGCCGCCTTCGATGGTGTATCGCCATCCGTTCCCGGGCCCGGGTCTCGGCGTGCGGATTCTCGGCGAAGTGAAGCGCGAATACGCCGATCTGCTGCGTCGCGCGGATGCCATCTTTATCGAGTCGCTTCGCACGTTCATCGACAAGGAAACGGGCAAGTCGTGGTACGACCTGACGAGCCAGGCGTTTGCTGTGTTCCTGCCGGTGAAGAGCGTCGGCGTGATGGGCGATGGCCGCACGTATGAATATGTCGTTGCGCTGCGCGCAGTGCAGACGCTCGACTTCATGACGGCGCACTGGGCGCATCTGCCTCACGATCTGCTCGGCCATGTGTCGAACCGGATCATCAATGAGGTGCGCGGGATCAATCGGGTTGTGTACGATATTTCGGGCAAGCCGCCTGCGACGATCGAGTGGGAATAA